A window of the Equus przewalskii isolate Varuska chromosome 10, EquPr2, whole genome shotgun sequence genome harbors these coding sequences:
- the LOC103566597 gene encoding olfactory receptor 1468-like, which yields MTGRNQTVISEFLLLGLPIESEQQNLFYALFLAMYLTTILGNLIIIVLIRLDSHLHTPMYLFLSNLSFSDLCFSSVTMPKLLQNMLSQVPSIPYAGCLTQMYFFLFFGDMEIFLLVAMAYDRYVAICFPLRYSTIMSSKLCVSLVVLSWVLTTFHALLHTLLMAKLCFCGDNMIPHFFCDMSALLKLSCSDTRANELVIFIMGGLILVLPFLLIILSYAQIVSSIFKVPSARSIHKAFSTCGSHLSVVSLCYGTVIGLYLCPSISNSTVKEIAMAMMYTVVTPMLNPFIYSLRNREMKRALRRVFCRKKILFCL from the coding sequence ATGACAGGAAGGAATCAAACTGTCATCTCAGAGTTTCTCCTGCTGGGACTACCCATCGAGTCAGAGCAGCAAAACCTGTTCTATGCCTTGTTCCTGGCCATGTACCTTACCACCATCCTGGGAAATCTCATCATCATCGTCCTCATTCGCCTggactcccacctccacacacccatgtattTATTTCTCAGCAACCTGTCTTTCTCTGACCTCTGTTTTTCCTCTGTCACAATGCCCAAGTTGCTGCAGAACATGCTGAGTCAAGTCCCATCTATCCCTTATGCTGGCTGCCTGACCCAAATGtacttcttcctgttttttggaGACATGGAGATTTTCCTCCTTGTggccatggcctatgaccgctatgtggccatctgcttCCCCCTGCGCTACAGCACCATCATGAGCTCCAAGCTCTGTGTCTCCCTGGTGGTgctgtcctgggtgctgaccACGTTCCACGCCCTGTTACACACCCTGCTCATGGCCAAATTGTGTTTTTGTGGGGACAACATGATCCCCCACTTTTTCTGTGATATGTCTGCTCTGCTGAAACTGTCTTGCTCTGATACTCGAGCTAATGAGTTAGTGATATTTATTATGGGAGGGCTCATTCTTGTCCTCCCATTCCTACTCATCATCCTGTCATATGCACAAATTGTCTCCTCCATTTTCAAGGTCCCTTCTGCTAGGAGTATCCACAAGGCTTTCTCTACCTGTGGCTCCCATCTCTCTGTGGTGTCACTGTGCTATGGGACAGTTATTGGTCTCTATTTATGCCCATCAATTAGCAATTCTACTGTTAAGGAGATTGCCATGGCTATGATGTACACTGTGGTAACCCCCATGttgaaccccttcatctacagcctgagaaacagagaaatgaagagagcactgagaagagtattttgcagaaagaaaattctcttctgtCTATGA